A section of the Anticarsia gemmatalis isolate Benzon Research Colony breed Stoneville strain chromosome 28, ilAntGemm2 primary, whole genome shotgun sequence genome encodes:
- the LOC142984732 gene encoding uncharacterized protein LOC142984732, whose translation MVPVKAFVPDRSLVQVWFQVFVDRHQCRCSSQLHLVAGSRPLSGAGQVPGARRSGADAGAAGALVQQHSSRAAAQLPPLRRCSRTAPVPQLSSRLSAGAAAQLPCRSSAPASPQVQQHSSRAAAQLPCRSSAPGAAGRTPPLLSSGAVAQLPVPQVALRLFTAPVQQLSYRCRRSRSASSQLPAAAQLPVPQVALCLFTAQVPVPQVALRLFTAPGSSSAPGAAGRAPPRHSSRCRRSRSASSQLPVPQVALRLVTAPGAAGRVHPRCRYSSCFVLVLMQVLQVRSDRCRFGLDRWRVRA comes from the exons ATGGTTCCAGTGAAAGCCTTT GTTCCAGACCGCTCTCTGGTGCAGGTCTGGTTCCAGGTCTTCGTCGATCGGCACCAATGCAGGTGTAGTAGTCAGCTCCACCTCGTTGCAGGTTCCCGGCCGCTCTCAGGTGCAGGCCAGGTTCCAGGTGCTCGACGCTCCGGCGCTGATGCAGGTGCAGCAGGTGCTCTCGTGCAGCAGCACAGCTCCCGTGCCGCAGCTCAGCTCCCGCCTCTCCGCAGGTGCAGCCGCACAGCTCCCGTGCCGCAGCTCAGCTCCCGCCTCTCCGCAGGTGCAGCAGCACAGCTCCCGTGCCGCAGCTCAGCTCCCGCCTCTCCGCAGGTGCAGCAGCACAGCTCCCGTGCCGCAGCTCAGCTCCCGTGccgcagctcagctcccggtgccgcaggtcgcacTCCGCCTCTTCTCAGCTCCGGTGCAGtagctcagctcccggtgccgcaggtcgcgctccgcctcttcacagctccggtgcagcagctcagctaccggtgccgcaggtcgcgctccgcctcgtcacagctgccggcagcagctcagctcccggtgccgcaggtcgcgctctgCCTCTTCACAGCTCAggtcccggtgccgcaggtcgcgctccgcctcttcacagctcccggcagcagctcagctcccggtgccgcaggtcgcgctccgcctcgtcacagctcccggtgccgcaggtcgcgctccgcctcgtcacagctcccggtgccgcaggtcgcgctccgcctcgtcacagctcccggtgccgcag gtcgcgttCACCCTCGATGCAGGTACAGCAGCTGCTTCGTCCTGGTTCTGATGCAGGTGCTGCAGGTCCGTTCTGACCGTTGCAGGTTCGGGCTTGACCGATGGCGGGTTCGTGCTTGA